In a genomic window of Bacteroidales bacterium:
- the efp gene encoding elongation factor P: MATTADIKNGLCISFNNDLFVVLEFQHVKPGKGAAFVRTRLKSLTTGRVIANTFPSGTKIEIQRVERRPYQYLYKEETMYFFMHQETYEQVSIEESLINAPQFLKEGQSVDITFHADTETPLMCELPPFVALEVTYSEPGVKGDTATNALKPATVETGANVNIPLFINIGDKIKVDTRTGEYSERVKE, translated from the coding sequence ATGGCAACAACAGCAGATATAAAAAATGGTCTTTGCATATCTTTTAACAATGATTTATTTGTTGTATTGGAATTTCAGCATGTAAAGCCAGGGAAAGGAGCAGCTTTTGTTCGTACTAGATTAAAAAGTTTAACAACAGGGCGTGTTATAGCAAATACATTTCCTTCTGGCACAAAAATAGAAATTCAGCGTGTAGAACGCAGACCATATCAATATTTATATAAAGAAGAAACGATGTATTTTTTCATGCATCAGGAAACTTATGAGCAAGTATCAATAGAAGAATCTTTAATAAATGCACCTCAATTTTTAAAAGAAGGACAAAGCGTGGACATTACTTTCCATGCAGATACAGAAACGCCTTTAATGTGTGAATTGCCACCTTTTGTAGCTCTTGAAGTAACATATAGTGAGCCGGGCGTAAAGGGAGATACCGCAACTAATGCATTAAAACCGGCAACGGTTGAAACAGGTGCTAATGTAAATATTCCTCTTTTTATTAATATTGGTGATAAAATAAAAGTAGATACACGAACCGGAGAATACTCTGAGAGAGTTAAAGAATAA
- a CDS encoding O-antigen ligase family protein: protein MNNGFSKIFSSSKVEKLVFILTFAFVLISLAAIYFKENYLLFLFPVFLLIVYLYFFSIETIFLLIALSTPLSINLSNFDARLSVSLPTEPLLAGLLLIFLLKSIYELNSWKLFWKNPITISFILYFIWIAITSLTSQMPLVSWKYFASHLWLIIPMYFFGAQLFFQKENSQRKFIIIQIIALAIVVIYTLIRHMQYHFGDAEGHWVMQPFFKDHAIYGSALAIFIPISIIFMTDRNYSFTARFFFGLSAIILTLGLVFSYSRAAWLGFFISISIGIIVKFKIKFKVIAIVFLTLIVGFIIFQKQIFENLQKNKQDSSVDIMENIKSISNISTDASNLERINRWNCAIRMAKDYPLTGTGPGTYQFLYAPYQFSFEKTTISTNAGTLGNAHSEFLGTMAEMGIIGLITFTSIVFFIFYIGFKTYSLLLKTDKRKANLILGLLLGLISYFTHAFLNNFLDTDKIAIPVWGFAAIIVANYILIKSPKNVKEKNL, encoded by the coding sequence ATGAATAATGGTTTTTCTAAAATATTTTCGTCTTCAAAAGTTGAAAAGCTTGTTTTTATTTTAACATTTGCTTTTGTTTTAATAAGCTTAGCCGCTATTTATTTTAAAGAAAATTATTTACTTTTTCTTTTTCCCGTTTTTTTATTAATTGTTTATCTGTATTTTTTCTCTATCGAAACTATTTTTTTATTAATTGCTTTATCAACTCCACTTTCCATAAATCTTAGCAATTTTGATGCTCGGTTATCTGTAAGTCTACCCACAGAACCATTGTTGGCTGGACTTCTTCTCATTTTTTTATTAAAATCTATATATGAATTAAATAGTTGGAAATTATTTTGGAAAAACCCGATTACAATTTCCTTTATTTTATATTTTATATGGATAGCCATAACTAGCCTTACAAGCCAAATGCCTCTTGTTTCTTGGAAGTATTTTGCTTCTCATCTTTGGCTAATTATTCCTATGTATTTTTTTGGAGCACAATTATTTTTTCAAAAAGAAAATTCTCAAAGGAAATTTATTATTATTCAAATTATCGCTCTTGCAATTGTTGTTATATACACACTTATACGCCATATGCAATATCACTTTGGTGATGCTGAAGGGCATTGGGTTATGCAGCCTTTTTTCAAAGACCACGCAATATATGGCTCTGCTCTAGCTATCTTTATTCCGATTTCAATCATTTTTATGACTGACCGCAACTATTCTTTCACTGCTCGATTCTTTTTTGGACTTTCTGCTATTATTCTAACTCTTGGGCTTGTATTTTCATATAGCCGCGCTGCTTGGCTTGGATTTTTTATATCAATTTCTATAGGCATAATTGTAAAATTTAAAATAAAATTTAAAGTAATAGCTATTGTTTTCCTAACCTTAATAGTCGGATTCATTATTTTTCAAAAACAAATTTTTGAGAATTTACAGAAAAATAAACAAGATTCATCTGTTGATATTATGGAAAACATAAAGTCTATAAGCAATATAAGCACTGATGCCAGCAATTTAGAGCGTATAAACAGGTGGAACTGTGCCATTCGTATGGCTAAGGATTATCCATTAACAGGAACAGGTCCCGGAACATACCAATTTTTGTATGCTCCATATCAATTTTCCTTTGAAAAAACAACAATAAGCACAAATGCTGGAACGCTTGGCAATGCTCACTCTGAATTTTTAGGCACAATGGCAGAAATGGGTATTATTGGCTTAATAACTTTTACTTCTATTGTTTTTTTCATTTTTTATATAGGATTTAAAACCTATTCTTTATTGTTAAAAACAGACAAACGAAAAGCCAACCTTATTTTAGGATTATTGCTTGGGTTAATCTCTTATTTTACACATGCTTTTTTGAATAATTTTTTAGACACAGACAAAATTGCAATACCTGTTTGGGGGTTCGCAGCTATTATTGTGGCAAATTACATTCTCATTAAATCTCCAAAAAATGTAAAAGAAAAAAATCTGTAA
- a CDS encoding UDP-3-O-(3-hydroxymyristoyl)glucosamine N-acyltransferase, producing the protein MKFSKPYSLKQMVDIIGADKVKYFGSPDFVVTGINEIHKVEHGDLTFVDHPKYYAMALESAATTIIIDKEVEAPKGKTLIFSDDPFRDYVKIVKHFKPFIPSSSCISPSAEIGEGTIIEPLVFVGHNVKIGKNCIIMANTTIHADTIIGDNVIINSGSVIGGEAFYFKRRPEYLDKLEGCGRAIIEDNVEIGSCCTIDKGVSGDTIIGMGTKMDNHIQIGHDTVIGRHCLLSSQVGVAGVVTLEDEVTLWGQVGVQKDLVIGKGAVVLGQSGVAKSIEGGKTYFGSPVREAIDKMKELALIKRLPEVFEKLK; encoded by the coding sequence ATGAAATTTTCCAAGCCATACAGCCTAAAACAAATGGTTGATATAATCGGAGCTGACAAAGTTAAATACTTTGGGTCTCCAGATTTTGTAGTTACGGGTATAAATGAAATTCATAAAGTTGAACATGGAGATTTAACATTTGTTGATCATCCAAAATATTATGCAATGGCATTAGAGTCTGCTGCAACTACTATTATTATAGATAAAGAAGTAGAAGCACCTAAAGGTAAGACTCTTATTTTTTCTGACGATCCTTTTCGTGATTACGTAAAAATCGTTAAGCATTTTAAACCATTTATTCCATCTTCTTCATGCATTAGTCCAAGTGCTGAAATTGGCGAAGGGACTATAATTGAGCCGTTAGTTTTTGTTGGACATAATGTGAAAATTGGAAAAAATTGCATCATTATGGCAAACACGACAATCCATGCAGACACAATTATTGGCGATAATGTAATAATAAACAGTGGCTCTGTAATTGGAGGAGAAGCTTTTTATTTTAAACGTCGCCCAGAGTATTTGGATAAATTGGAAGGTTGCGGGCGTGCAATAATTGAAGATAATGTTGAAATAGGCTCTTGTTGCACAATTGACAAAGGTGTTTCGGGAGATACCATTATTGGAATGGGTACAAAAATGGACAATCATATTCAAATTGGGCATGACACAGTTATTGGACGGCATTGCTTACTTTCGTCGCAGGTGGGTGTTGCAGGTGTTGTTACTTTGGAAGACGAGGTTACATTGTGGGGACAAGTTGGAGTGCAGAAAGATTTAGTAATCGGAAAAGGTGCTGTGGTGCTTGGACAATCTGGCGTTGCAAAATCTATAGAAGGCGGAAAGACTTATTTTGGAAGTCCTGTGCGAGAAGCTATTGACAAAATGAAGGAATTAGCTTTGATAAAACGATTGCCAGAAGTTTTTGAAAAATTAAAATAA
- a CDS encoding class I SAM-dependent methyltransferase has translation MKKKLNIGCGNDIKKDWINLDVYALDGVDVVHDINKLPLPFSNDEFDYVLCKDVFEHVEYIPLLKEIHRILKPNGIVEIRVPHFCSRLNYIDPTHVKRFSIQTFDFFTKNTLFNRSYYFDYHFNSISYRKICFSKRWIFFINYIIEPIVNLSLKTQTFYEASFLSRLFPCFNIIVKLKK, from the coding sequence ATGAAAAAAAAGCTAAATATTGGCTGTGGCAATGACATTAAAAAAGACTGGATAAACCTAGATGTTTATGCATTAGACGGCGTTGACGTTGTGCACGACATAAATAAATTGCCTCTTCCTTTTAGCAACGATGAATTTGACTATGTTTTATGCAAAGATGTTTTTGAACATGTTGAATATATCCCATTATTGAAAGAAATACACCGCATACTAAAACCAAATGGTATTGTTGAAATCAGGGTTCCACATTTTTGTTCTCGCTTAAACTATATTGATCCTACACATGTGAAGCGGTTTTCAATTCAAACTTTTGATTTTTTCACAAAAAACACTCTGTTTAATCGCTCTTATTATTTCGACTATCATTTTAATTCTATTTCATACAGAAAAATTTGTTTTTCAAAACGCTGGATATTTTTTATAAATTATATTATAGAACCTATTGTAAATCTTTCATTAAAAACACAAACTTTTTATGAAGCCTCTTTTCTTTCCCGCTTATTTCCTTGTTTTAACATAATTGTTAAGCTAAAAAAATAA